The Actinomadura sp. WMMB 499 genome includes a window with the following:
- a CDS encoding non-ribosomal peptide synthetase, which translates to MDSDERVALSASQRGIWAAHKLFPAPAFRAAEITWLPGPVDTAAFTAAVGRAFTETDALRIRFHEEQGTPFQRVDTARHLETTVVDEPHDDAAIRDLVRASFDDPAAAAAELATASTLLRRADGTWAWFFASDNVLLDGYSVTMFIRRVAEIYSAAVRNEPVPDAWFGRLADALPSPHDEVGPDPGTVEYWRRLLDVDVVQEPASAVPAELFSFSYRPVRLPTPDSTFDRLRTFSRSVRANWSDALIALWGLYTSLAERRTDIAVRVPFMMRDTPDLLRTPNAMSRVLPLVAPIGPRDTLAELMKAVRLQMGQAKAHAAAEDHHIARSWPGSESSYFTLPSINIKIFEYVARFDQLVGTVETVNPGQIGKLDLSVYRDPVSGLRCELAGHESIISVADVERHATAFAQFLERALGAGPDTTLHELVEAAFPVRNAPSGAGRAPDVAADMSVDGLLRRQIEATPQATAVLSDDGTSLSYAELDARVDAFAATLADTGAATGNRVALVLPRSVDRVIALLGVIRAGAACVPIDPAYPAERIQQILEDSNAAIVVTGPDTLQATGRTTTPPDDAAFVIFTSGTTGRPKGVILSHQAMVNRLTWGAELLQLHPGDRALAKSSVGFIDAATELLTPLTAGATIVIANDQAAQDPSALADIVQRHQVTHLLTVPSLADVLAHVPNASDALRSLRHWVCSGETLTPATTEAIRQAAPGAVLRNFYGSTEVTGDATTTYADATAIGTPAPGVQVRVLDTWLRPVAQGVTGELYVGGTQLAEGYTGRGALTADRFIADDDGRRLYRTGDLVRWNTHGTLDFIGRADDQIKMRGHRIEPEEIRNTLHQHPAITAAAILPLDHPAGGTYLAAYITTSTPEETPPEDELRAHVAARLPDYMVPTTITTLDTFPLTPNGKLDRTALPTPQLTTTHGRAPETETERELADIFRDVLHLDHHPSADDDFFRLGGHSLLATRVVARLGSGLSLRDLFDAPTIADLAPIVDADRGTRPRTVRMGEVPRPAALPLSYGQQSLWMIDQLGGPGSRYVVPLVLRISGSLEEAALGAAVRDVVSRHEPLRTLLVERDGQLCQVVVSAEDAAARLPLAVEDFSEARLAEIVQARFALGSDIPIRAALLRASDTEWVLALAVHHSAVDEWSFPALLGDLSQAYRARTEGNRPDWTPLPVQYADYALWQRAVLDGAELDRLLDFWRHALADAPPESGISPDRSPPAVPSHIGADIEFGVDTATVKALRTLAEAQGVTMFMLVQAAVALAVSTLGGGDDIVVGSPVGGRTEDGLEDLVGYFVNTLPFRHRIESGDRLIDVLARARDVVLDGLGHQEAPFEQIAATVGGERAAGRNPVFQLLLTYRHLADHSVLEPEFPGAKAHLERAALGAVKTDLDIYLTETPEAVTGFLTYAVDLFDPATADRFLTVLQKILDKLATDPQTRVADLDLLPAPSPAQTPAATSTETSLDGLLRRQIEATPQATAVLSDDGTSLSYAELDARVEAFAATLANTGAATGDRVALVLPRSLDRVIALLGVIRAGAACVPIDPAYPAERIQQILEDSNAAIVVTGPDTLQATGRTTTPPDDAAFVIFTSGTTGRPKGVILSHRAMANRLTWGAELLQLHPGDRALAKSSVGFIDAATELLTPLTAGATIVIANDDAAADPLSLADIVGRFEVTHLLTVPSLADVLAHVPNASDALRSLRHWVCSGETLTPATTEAIRQAAPGAVLRNFYGSTEVTGDATTTHAEGTTIGAPVPGTHIQVLDTWLRPVAQGVTGELYVGGTQLAHGYTGRGALTADRFIADPHSDTGDRLYRTGDLVRWNTHGTLDFIGRTDDQIKIRGHRIEPEEIRNTLHQHPAITATAILPLDHPAGGTYLAAYITTTTPEETPPEEELRTHLARHLPDYMVPATITTLDTFPLTPNGKLDRTALPTPQLTTTHGRAPETETERELADIFRDVLHLDHHPSSDDDFFRLGGHSLLATRAVARVNARLGSRLSLRDLFDARTIAALARVVGSGPEEGPDQVRVGEVPRPEVVPVSFGQQALWLVDQLGGPGGRYVVPVVLRLAGNVDEAALRAAVRDVVSRHEVLRTLLVERDGQLCQVVVSAEDAAARLPLAVEDFSEARLAEIVQARFALGSDIPIRAALLRATDTEWVLALAVHHSAVDEWSFPALLGDLSQAYRARTEGNRPDWTPLPVQYADYALWQRAVLDGAELDRLLDFWRHALADAPPESGISPDRSPPAVPSHIGADIEFGVDTATVKALRTLAEAQGVTMFMLVQAAVALSMSALGGGDDIVVGSPVGGRTEDGLEDLVGYFLNTLPFRHRIESGDRLIDVLARARDVVLDGLAHQEAPFEQIAAAAGGERAMNRNPVFQVLLTYRHLADHAVLEPEFPGLQARMERAALGAVKTDLDIYLTETPEAVTGFLTYAVDLFDPATADRFLTVLQKILDKLATDPQARVADLDLLPAPSPAEMPAASTEVSLDRLLRRQVEATPDAAAVVADELSLSYAELDARVEAFADTLADAGAATGDRVALVLPRSLDRVIALLGVIRAGAACVPIDPAYPAERIQQILEDSNAAIVVTGPDTLQATGRTTTPPDDAAFVIFTSGTTGRPKGVILSHQGMANRLTWGAELLQLGPDDRALAKSSVGFIDAATELLTPLAAGATVVIANDQTAQDPLALADIVQRHQVTHLLTVPSLADVLARVPNASDALRSLRHWVCSGEILAPATIEAMRQAAPGAVLRNFYGSTEVTGDATTTHADATTIGSPVPGTHIRVLDAWLRPVAQGVTGELYVGGTQLAEGYTGRGALTADRFIADDDGRRLYRTGDLVRWNTHGTLDFIGRTDDQIKIRGYRIEPEEIRNTLHQHPAITAAAILALDHPAGGTYLAAYITTTTPAPTEQELRTHLARHLPDYMVPATITTLDTLPTTPNGKLDRTALPTPQLTTTHGRAPETETEHALADIFRDVLHLDHHPSADDDFFRLGGDSILAARLVSAALARELPLTLQNVFERRTVGGLAGALPAPPDGRVDEGAQEPVPVPVSAALDRLRESGADPNAWVYTETFEVADDAALRDTYAAVIAETDALRMSVECVSRRLWLSHVLPTAPEAAVAELAPVDDADPAALRAAATDLVDITIGRPSAMAFVRTPTRTVVSLAVHAGAADRASVHRLADVLRSGVPAEWTGGGLAPALEAVEETGAATGTSSLDGWKDLLNRRAEVDGDVFAPGRAETFGWTGTYGESTVRYALRRALWATGTGASPGTGTGTTGGLVDEEVALVAGTGPVPPGPFTATVPVPVDDEDRTVTVEFPLLRHHNKAGRRALRRVLAPDVLITRVHGPAADRPEGVETLYRAVIRYHLGPDATTITMLGFDASVALAVRDALFADSVTTSI; encoded by the coding sequence CCGAGCGGCGGACCGACATCGCGGTGCGGGTGCCCTTCATGATGCGGGACACCCCCGACCTGCTGCGGACCCCCAACGCGATGTCGCGGGTCCTGCCGCTGGTCGCCCCGATCGGTCCGCGCGACACGCTCGCGGAGCTGATGAAGGCCGTCCGCCTGCAGATGGGGCAGGCGAAGGCGCATGCCGCGGCGGAGGACCACCACATCGCCCGGAGCTGGCCGGGGAGCGAGTCCTCCTACTTCACGCTGCCGTCCATCAACATCAAGATCTTCGAATACGTCGCGCGATTCGATCAGCTCGTCGGGACGGTGGAGACCGTCAACCCGGGGCAGATCGGGAAGCTGGACCTGTCCGTCTACCGCGACCCGGTGTCCGGGCTGCGCTGCGAGCTGGCCGGGCACGAGTCGATCATCTCGGTCGCGGACGTGGAACGGCACGCGACCGCCTTCGCCCAGTTCCTCGAGCGGGCGCTCGGGGCCGGTCCGGACACGACCCTCCACGAACTGGTCGAAGCGGCCTTCCCCGTGCGGAACGCTCCGTCCGGCGCGGGAAGGGCACCGGACGTCGCTGCCGACATGTCCGTGGACGGGCTGCTCCGGCGGCAGATCGAAGCGACCCCGCAGGCGACCGCGGTGCTGTCAGACGACGGAACCTCCCTCTCCTACGCCGAACTCGACGCGCGCGTGGACGCCTTCGCCGCCACTCTGGCCGACACCGGTGCAGCCACCGGTAACCGGGTAGCGCTGGTCCTGCCACGCTCGGTAGACCGGGTCATCGCACTCCTCGGAGTGATCCGGGCCGGTGCGGCATGCGTACCGATCGACCCGGCATACCCGGCCGAGCGAATACAGCAGATCCTCGAAGACTCCAACGCCGCCATCGTGGTGACCGGCCCCGACACCCTCCAAGCCACCGGCCGCACCACCACACCCCCAGACGACGCCGCATTCGTCATCTTCACCTCCGGAACCACCGGCCGCCCCAAAGGCGTCATCCTCTCCCACCAGGCCATGGTCAACCGACTCACCTGGGGCGCCGAACTCCTCCAACTCCACCCCGGCGACCGCGCCCTGGCCAAAAGCAGCGTCGGATTCATCGACGCGGCAACCGAACTACTCACCCCCCTCACCGCAGGCGCCACCATCGTCATCGCCAACGACCAAGCCGCCCAAGACCCGTCGGCCCTGGCCGACATCGTGCAACGCCACCAGGTCACGCACCTGCTCACCGTCCCCAGCCTCGCCGACGTCCTGGCCCACGTCCCCAACGCCTCAGACGCTCTGCGCTCGTTGCGGCACTGGGTCTGCTCAGGCGAGACACTCACACCGGCCACCACCGAGGCCATACGCCAAGCCGCACCCGGCGCCGTACTGCGCAACTTCTACGGCTCCACCGAAGTCACCGGCGACGCCACCACCACTTACGCCGACGCCACAGCCATCGGGACCCCGGCCCCCGGTGTCCAAGTGCGAGTCCTGGACACCTGGCTACGCCCCGTGGCCCAGGGCGTCACCGGCGAACTCTACGTCGGCGGAACACAGCTGGCCGAGGGCTATACCGGACGCGGGGCGCTGACAGCCGACCGGTTCATCGCCGATGACGACGGCCGACGCCTGTACCGCACCGGCGACCTCGTCCGCTGGAACACCCACGGCACCCTCGACTTCATCGGCCGCGCCGACGACCAGATCAAAATGCGCGGCCACCGCATCGAACCCGAAGAAATCCGCAACACCCTCCACCAACACCCCGCCATCACCGCCGCCGCGATCCTCCCCCTCGACCACCCCGCAGGCGGCACATACCTCGCCGCCTACATCACCACATCAACACCGGAAGAGACCCCGCCGGAAGACGAACTGCGCGCGCACGTCGCAGCGCGGCTGCCGGACTACATGGTGCCGACGACCATCACCACACTCGACACCTTTCCCCTCACGCCCAACGGCAAGCTCGACCGCACAGCACTCCCCACACCACAACTCACCACCACCCACGGACGAGCACCAGAAACCGAAACCGAACGGGAATTGGCGGACATCTTCCGCGACGTCCTGCACCTCGACCACCATCCCTCCGCCGACGACGACTTCTTCCGCCTCGGCGGGCACTCGCTGCTCGCGACGCGCGTGGTAGCGCGGCTGGGCTCGGGGCTGTCGCTGCGGGACCTGTTCGACGCTCCGACGATCGCCGACCTAGCGCCGATCGTCGACGCCGATCGCGGTACCCGACCGAGAACGGTACGGATGGGTGAGGTCCCGCGGCCTGCGGCGCTGCCTCTCTCGTACGGTCAGCAGTCGTTGTGGATGATCGACCAACTCGGCGGCCCCGGTTCGCGATACGTGGTTCCGCTGGTGCTGCGCATATCGGGAAGCCTGGAGGAAGCCGCGCTGGGCGCGGCGGTGCGGGATGTGGTGTCCCGGCACGAGCCGCTGCGGACCCTGTTGGTGGAGCGGGACGGGCAACTGTGCCAGGTCGTCGTCTCCGCGGAGGATGCGGCCGCTCGGCTCCCGCTGGCCGTGGAGGACTTCTCCGAGGCGCGACTCGCGGAGATCGTGCAGGCGCGGTTCGCGCTGGGATCGGACATCCCGATCCGCGCGGCGTTGCTGCGGGCCTCCGACACGGAATGGGTACTGGCGCTGGCAGTGCACCACTCCGCCGTGGACGAGTGGTCCTTCCCAGCACTGCTCGGTGACCTCTCACAGGCCTACCGAGCACGGACCGAGGGCAACCGACCGGACTGGACCCCACTGCCGGTGCAGTACGCGGACTACGCCCTATGGCAACGAGCGGTCCTCGACGGCGCGGAACTCGACCGGCTGCTCGACTTCTGGCGCCACGCCTTGGCGGACGCCCCGCCAGAATCAGGAATCAGCCCGGACCGATCGCCCCCGGCCGTGCCGTCCCACATCGGCGCCGACATCGAATTCGGTGTGGATACCGCCACGGTCAAGGCCCTGCGAACGCTGGCCGAGGCACAGGGCGTGACGATGTTCATGCTCGTTCAAGCCGCGGTGGCATTGGCCGTGTCAACGCTGGGAGGCGGAGACGACATCGTGGTCGGCTCGCCTGTCGGCGGCCGGACCGAGGACGGTCTCGAAGACCTGGTCGGCTATTTCGTGAACACTCTGCCGTTCCGGCACCGGATCGAGTCGGGTGACCGTCTGATCGACGTCCTCGCTCGAGCCCGTGACGTGGTGCTCGACGGGCTCGGGCATCAGGAGGCGCCGTTCGAGCAGATCGCCGCGACTGTCGGCGGGGAACGCGCAGCGGGCCGCAACCCGGTGTTCCAGTTGTTGCTGACCTACCGGCACCTGGCTGATCACAGTGTGCTTGAGCCGGAGTTCCCTGGCGCAAAGGCACATTTGGAGCGGGCGGCCCTCGGCGCCGTGAAGACAGATCTCGACATCTACCTGACCGAGACCCCCGAAGCGGTCACCGGCTTCCTCACCTACGCCGTCGACCTGTTCGACCCGGCCACAGCCGACCGGTTCCTGACCGTGCTCCAGAAAATCCTGGACAAGCTCGCGACCGACCCGCAGACCCGTGTCGCCGACCTCGACCTGCTACCAGCGCCGTCCCCCGCCCAGACACCCGCCGCCACTTCCACGGAAACGTCACTGGACGGGCTCCTCCGGCGGCAGATCGAAGCGACCCCGCAGGCGACCGCGGTGCTGTCAGACGACGGAACGTCCCTCTCCTACGCCGAACTCGACGCGCGCGTGGAAGCCTTCGCCGCCACTCTGGCCAACACCGGTGCGGCCACCGGTGACCGGGTGGCGCTGGTCCTGCCACGCTCGCTGGACCGGGTCATCGCACTCCTCGGAGTGATCCGGGCCGGTGCGGCATGCGTACCGATCGACCCGGCATACCCGGCCGAGCGGATACAGCAGATCCTCGAAGACTCCAACGCCGCCATCGTGGTGACCGGCCCCGACACCCTCCAAGCCACCGGCCGCACCACCACACCCCCAGACGACGCCGCATTCGTCATCTTCACCTCCGGAACCACCGGCCGCCCCAAAGGCGTCATCCTCTCCCACCGCGCCATGGCCAACCGACTCACCTGGGGCGCCGAACTCCTCCAACTCCACCCCGGCGACCGCGCCCTGGCCAAAAGCAGCGTCGGATTCATCGACGCAGCAACCGAACTACTCACCCCCCTCACCGCAGGCGCCACCATCGTCATCGCCAACGACGACGCAGCCGCAGACCCGCTGTCCCTGGCCGACATCGTGGGCCGCTTCGAGGTGACGCATCTGCTGACGGTGCCCAGCCTCGCCGACGTGCTGGCCCACGTCCCCAACGCCTCAGACGCTCTGCGCTCGTTGCGGCACTGGGTCTGCTCAGGCGAGACACTCACACCGGCCACCACCGAGGCCATACGCCAAGCCGCACCCGGCGCCGTACTGCGCAACTTCTACGGCTCCACCGAAGTCACCGGCGACGCCACCACCACCCACGCCGAGGGAACCACCATCGGCGCCCCCGTCCCCGGCACCCACATCCAAGTCCTGGACACCTGGCTACGCCCCGTGGCCCAGGGCGTCACCGGCGAACTCTACGTCGGCGGAACACAACTCGCCCACGGCTACACCGGACGCGGCGCCCTGACAGCCGACCGATTCATCGCCGACCCCCACAGCGACACCGGCGACCGCCTGTACCGCACCGGCGACCTCGTCCGCTGGAACACCCACGGCACCCTCGACTTCATCGGCCGCACCGACGACCAGATCAAAATCCGCGGCCACCGCATCGAACCCGAAGAAATCCGCAACACCCTCCACCAACACCCCGCCATCACCGCCACCGCCATCCTCCCCCTCGACCACCCCGCAGGCGGCACATACCTCGCCGCCTACATCACCACCACAACACCGGAAGAGACCCCGCCAGAAGAAGAACTGCGCACACACCTCGCCCGACACCTACCCGACTACATGGTCCCGGCCACCATCACCACACTCGACACCTTTCCCCTCACGCCCAACGGCAAGCTCGACCGCACAGCACTCCCCACACCACAACTCACCACCACCCACGGACGAGCACCAGAAACCGAAACCGAACGCGAGTTGGCGGACATCTTCCGCGACGTCCTGCACCTCGACCACCATCCCTCCTCCGACGACGACTTCTTCCGCCTCGGCGGGCACTCCCTGCTCGCGACACGGGCGGTCGCGCGAGTGAACGCCCGGCTGGGCTCGAGGCTGTCGCTGCGGGACCTGTTCGACGCCCGGACGATCGCGGCGCTGGCACGGGTCGTCGGCTCCGGGCCCGAAGAGGGCCCCGACCAAGTGCGGGTGGGAGAGGTCCCACGGCCCGAGGTCGTGCCGGTCTCATTCGGGCAGCAGGCGTTGTGGTTGGTGGATCAGCTCGGCGGGCCGGGCGGACGATACGTGGTCCCAGTCGTGCTGCGGCTGGCAGGGAACGTGGACGAGGCCGCGCTGAGGGCTGCGGTGCGGGACGTGGTGTCCCGGCATGAGGTGTTGCGGACCCTGTTGGTGGAGCGGGACGGGCAACTGTGCCAGGTCGTCGTCTCCGCGGAGGATGCGGCCGCTCGGCTCCCGCTGGCCGTGGAGGACTTCTCCGAGGCGCGACTCGCGGAGATCGTGCAGGCGCGGTTCGCGCTGGGATCGGACATCCCGATCCGCGCGGCGTTGCTGCGGGCCACCGACACGGAATGGGTACTGGCGCTGGCAGTGCACCACTCCGCCGTGGACGAGTGGTCCTTCCCAGCACTGCTCGGTGACCTCTCACAGGCCTACCGAGCACGGACCGAGGGCAACCGACCGGACTGGACCCCACTGCCGGTGCAGTACGCGGACTACGCCCTATGGCAACGAGCGGTCCTCGACGGCGCGGAACTCGACCGGCTGCTCGACTTCTGGCGCCACGCCTTGGCGGACGCCCCGCCAGAATCAGGAATCAGCCCCGATCGGTCGCCCCCGGCCGTGCCGTCCCACATCGGCGCCGACATCGAATTCGGTGTGGATACCGCCACGGTCAAGGCCCTGCGAACGCTGGCCGAGGCACAGGGCGTGACGATGTTCATGCTCGTTCAAGCCGCAGTCGCCCTGAGCATGTCGGCTCTCGGCGGCGGAGACGACATCGTGGTCGGCTCGCCTGTCGGCGGCCGGACCGAAGACGGTCTCGAAGACCTGGTCGGCTACTTCCTGAACACTCTGCCGTTCCGGCACCGGATCGAGTCGGGTGACCGTCTGATCGACGTCCTCGCTCGAGCCCGTGACGTGGTCCTTGACGGGTTGGCGCACCAAGAGGCACCGTTCGAGCAGATCGCGGCAGCGGCCGGCGGCGAACGGGCTATGAACCGCAACCCGGTGTTCCAGGTCCTACTCACCTACCGGCACCTGGCCGACCATGCCGTGCTGGAGCCGGAGTTCCCAGGCCTCCAGGCCCGGATGGAGCGGGCGGCCCTCGGCGCCGTGAAGACAGACCTGGACATCTACCTGACCGAGACCCCCGAAGCGGTCACCGGCTTCCTCACCTACGCCGTCGACCTGTTCGACCCGGCCACAGCCGACCGGTTCCTGACCGTGCTCCAGAAAATCCTGGACAAGCTCGCGACCGACCCACAGGCCCGTGTCGCCGACCTCGACCTGCTACCAGCGCCGTCCCCCGCCGAGATGCCGGCCGCCTCCACAGAGGTGTCGTTGGACCGGTTGCTGCGACGACAGGTCGAGGCGACTCCCGATGCCGCAGCCGTCGTTGCGGACGAACTCTCGCTGTCGTACGCCGAACTCGACGCGCGGGTGGAAGCCTTCGCCGACACTCTGGCCGACGCCGGTGCGGCCACCGGTGACCGGGTGGCGCTGGTCCTGCCACGCTCGCTGGACCGGGTCATCGCACTCCTCGGAGTGATCCGGGCCGGTGCGGCATGCGTACCGATCGACCCGGCATACCCGGCCGAGCGGATACAGCAGATCCTCGAAGACTCCAACGCTGCCATCGTGGTGACCGGCCCCGACACCCTCCAAGCCACCGGCCGCACCACCACACCCCCAGACGACGCCGCATTCGTCATCTTCACCTCCGGAACCACCGGCCGCCCCAAAGGCGTCATCCTCTCCCACCAGGGCATGGCCAACCGGCTCACCTGGGGCGCCGAACTCCTCCAACTCGGCCCAGATGACCGCGCCCTGGCCAAAAGCAGCGTCGGATTCATCGACGCAGCAACCGAACTACTCACCCCACTGGCCGCCGGCGCCACCGTCGTCATCGCCAACGACCAGACCGCCCAAGACCCGCTGGCCCTGGCCGACATCGTGCAACGCCACCAGGTCACGCACCTGCTCACCGTCCCCAGCCTCGCCGACGTCCTGGCCCGCGTCCCCAACGCCTCAGACGCTCTGCGCTCGTTGCGGCACTGGGTCTGCTCAGGCGAGATCCTCGCACCGGCCACCATCGAGGCGATGCGGCAGGCCGCGCCTGGCGCCGTGCTGCGCAACTTCTACGGCTCCACCGAAGTCACCGGCGACGCCACCACCACCCATGCCGACGCCACCACCATCGGCAGCCCCGTCCCCGGCACCCACATCCGAGTCCTGGACGCCTGGCTGCGGCCCGTGGCCCAGGGCGTCACCGGCGAACTCTACGTCGGCGGAACACAGCTGGCCGAGGGCTACACCGGACGCGGCGCGCTGACAGCCGACCGGTTCATCGCCGATGACGACGGCCGACGCCTGTACCGCACCGGCGACCTCGTCCGCTGGAACACCCACGGCACCCTCGACTTCATCGGCCGCACCGACGACCAGATCAAAATCCGCGGCTACCGCATCGAACCCGAAGAAATCCGCAACACCCTCCACCAACACCCCGCCATCACCGCCGCCGCCATCCTCGCCCTCGACCACCCCGCAGGCGGCACATACCTCGCCGCCTACATCACCACCACAACACCAGCACCCACAGAACAAGAACTGCGCACACACCTCGCCCGACACCTCCCCGACTACATGGTCCCGGCCACCATCACCACACTCGACACCCTCCCCACCACCCCCAACGGCAAGCTCGACCGCACAGCACTCCCCACACCACAACTCACCACCACCCACGGACGAGCACCAGAAACCGAAACCGAACACGCACTGGCCGACATCTTCCGCGACGTCCTGCACCTCGACCACCACCCCTCCGCCGACGACGACTTCTTCCGCCTGGGCGGGGACAGCATCCTCGCCGCGCGTCTCGTGTCCGCCGCGCTCGCCCGCGAGCTGCCGCTGACACTCCAGAACGTCTTCGAGCGCCGGACCGTGGGCGGGCTGGCCGGCGCGCTGCCCGCTCCCCCGGACGGCCGGGTCGACGAGGGCGCTCAGGAGCCGGTCCCGGTTCCGGTGTCCGCCGCCCTCGATCGTCTCCGCGAGTCGGGCGCCGACCCGAACGCCTGGGTGTACACCGAGACCTTCGAGGTCGCCGACGATGCGGCGCTGCGCGACACATACGCCGCCGTCATCGCGGAGACGGACGCGCTGCGCATGTCCGTGGAGTGCGTGAGCCGGCGTCTCTGGCTCAGCCACGTCCTGCCGACCGCGCCCGAGGCGGCGGTCGCCGAGCTCGCGCCGGTCGACGACGCCGACCCGGCGGCGCTGCGCGCGGCGGCGACGGACCTGGTGGACATCACGATCGGGAGGCCGTCCGCCATGGCCTTCGTCCGGACGCCGACGCGCACGGTCGTCTCCCTTGCCGTCCACGCGGGCGCGGCGGACCGCGCCTCGGTCCATCGCCTCGCCGACGTGCTGCGGTCCGGCGTCCCTGCCGAGTGGACGGGCGGCGGGCTGGCACCGGCCCTCGAGGCCGTCGAGGAGACCGGCGCCGCGACCGGCACGTCGAGCCTGGACGGGTGGAAGGACCTGCTGAATCGCCGCGCGGAGGTCGACGGGGACGTCTTCGCCCCGGGCCGGGCGGAGACGTTCGGGTGGACGGGGACGTACGGGGAGAGCACCGTCCGATACGCCCTACGCCGCGCGCTGTGGGCGACGGGCACAGGCGCAAGCCCGGGCACGGGCACGGGCACGACCGGTGGTCTCGTCGATGAGGAGGTCGCCTTGGTCGCCGGGACCGGCCCGGTGCCGCCGGGTCCGTTCACGGCGACCGTCCCCGTGCCCGTCGACGACGAGGACCGGACGGTGACCGTGGAGTTCCCGCTGCTGCGCCACCACAACAAGGCCGGGCGCCGCGCCCTGCGGCGCGTGCTGGCGCCGGACGTGCTCATCACCAGGGTTCACGGACCGGCGGCGGACCGGCCGGAGGGCGTCGAGACGCTGTACCGGGCGGTGATCCGCTATCACCTCGGCCCGGACGCCACCACGATCACCATGCTCGGTTTCGACGCCTCGGTCGCCCTGGCCGTGCGCGACGCCCTGTTCGCCGACTCCGTCACGACTTCGATCTGA